One segment of Cinclus cinclus chromosome 30, bCinCin1.1, whole genome shotgun sequence DNA contains the following:
- the STAT6 gene encoding signal transducer and activator of transcription 6: MSLWSLVSHMPPEEFSSLSAEFPRSLRCLLAEWLENQPWEFINGSDAFCSSMASGMLSAMLEKLRSAAGSDGQQCQILQQVSNIENTFRRDPLRLVAVVRAVLEGEKAAVLKRDHHLPLSFHRRQEELKFNLGLQRLQHRVREIQALQDEGPGEDGAVQSPMAPRELPTLILEAVKELEAAKQQVLKRIQIWKRQQQLAGNGAIFEENLAPLQKRCENLFEVYLQLQQQVMTASTELGPELLPRLLERCNEVLSSLVKSSFLVEKQPPQVLKTQTKFQASVRFLLGPRLLKAAPKPYMVRADMVTEKQARELELSNYSNTLSESTGEILHNTVALETNPTSGTCCANFKNVLLKKIKRCERKGSESVTEEKCAVLFSTNVALTPNNISIHLQVLSLPIVVIVHGNQDNNAKATVLWDNAFSDIERVPFVVAERVPWDKMCDTLNLKFMAEVQTTKGLLKEHYFFLAQKIFNDQSASPEDFQNRHVSWAQFNKEILPGRGFTFWQWFDGVLDLTKRCLKSYWSDRLIMGFISKQYVCKLLSMKPDGTFLLRFSDSEIGGVTIAYVIRGKDGSSQVENIQPFSAKDLSIRSLGDRIRDLEQLRNLYPNTPKDQAFGSHYNKEQTGKDGRGYVSTAIKMTVESERDQQPPSTMGAPPEAPQVPMFNLPMLQHDLHPESLQPLLAPMCPPTTFCPQPIPTGYPTVESNMMMAPERLSSPFHSPSPMLSPPLLSHCQDPAFRPPGPFMPNQYMPGEVPQLLPAGPSAEPQDEEMPELPPFQAVEDASLQSPPRWMSPSMEQSSTSELDQLLQEVPLLPPFAPLPQHSGYPNSNLSSWGLGEARWDDSMRPGHA; this comes from the exons ATGTCCCTGTGGAGCCTCGTGTCCCACATGCCACCGGAGGAGTTCAGCAGCCTCTCCGCGGAGTTTCCCCGGAGCCTGCGCTGTCTCCTGGCCGAGTGGCTGGAGAACCAGCCCTG GGAGTTCATCAATGGCTCAGATGCCTTCTGCAGCAGCATGGCCAGCGGGATGCTCTCGGCCATGCTGGAGAAACTCCGCAGCGCTGCCGGCAGTGAtgggcagcagtgccagatCCTGCAGCAAGTCAGCAACATCGAG AACACCTTCCGTCGGGACCCGCTGCGGCTGGTGGCCGTCGTGAGAGCCGTCCTGGAGGGCGAGAAGGCAGCCGTGCTCAAACGG GACCACCATCTGCCCCTCAGCTTCCACCGGCGGCAGGAGGAGCTAAAGTTCAACCTGGGGCTGCAGCGGCTGCAGCACCGAGTCCGTGAGATCCAGGCACTCCAGGATGAGGGGCCAGGGGAGGATGGGGCTGTGCAGAGCCCCATGGCCCCCAGGGAACTGCCCACCCTCATCCTGGAGGCTGTGAAGGAGCTGGAGGCTGCCAAACAGCAGGTCTTGAAGAGGATCCAGATCTGGAAGAGAcaacagcagctggcagggaatgGGGCCATCTTTGAGGAGAATCTGGCACCGCTGCAGAAGAG GTGTGAAAACCTGTTTGAGGTTtatctccagctgcagcagcaggtgatGACGGCGAGCACAGAGCTGGGACCTGAGCTGCTGCCCCGGCTCCTGGAGCGCTGCAACGAGGTGTTGTCCAGCCTGGTCAAGAG ctccttcctggtGGAGAAGCAGCCCCCACAGGTGCTGAAGACCCAGACCAAGTTCCAGGCAAGTGTCCGGTTCCTGCTGGGCCCACGGCTGCTGAAGGCAGCACCCAAGCCCTACATGGTGAGGGCTGACATGGTGACAGAGAAGCAGGCACGGGAGCTGGAGCTCAGCAACTACAGCAACACTCTCAG CGAGAGCACAGGGGAGATCTTGCACAACACAGTGGCCCTAGAGACCAACCCCACCAGCGGGACCTGCTGTGCCAACTTCAAGAACGTG ctgctgaAGAAGATCAAGCGCTGTGAGCGGAAGGGTTCCGAGTCGGTGACAGAGGAGAAATGCGCTGTCCTGTTCAGCACCAACGTCGCCTTGACCCCCAACAACATCTCCATTCACCTCCAG GTCCTGTCTCTGCCTATCGTGGTCATCGTCCACGGGAACCAGGACAACAATGCCAAAGCCACCGTGCTGTGGGATAACGCCTTCTCTGACATT GAGCGGGTGCCCTTCGTGGTGGCCGAGCGGGTGCCCTGGGACAAGATGTGTGACACCCTGAACCTGAAGTTCATGGCAGAGGTGCAGACCACCAAGGGGCTCCTCAAGGAGCACTACTTCTTCCTGGCCCAGAAGATCTTCAATGACCAAAGCGCCAGCCCCGAGGATTTCCAGAACCGCCATGTCTCCTGGGCCCAGTTCAACAAG GAGATCCTCCCTGGCCGGGGATTCACCTTCTGGCAGTGGTTTGATGGGGTCCTGGACCTCACCAAGAGATGCCTCAAAAGTTACTGGTCAGACAG GCTCATCATGGGCTTCATCAGCAAGCAGTATGTGTGCAAACTGCTGAGCATGAAGCCGGATGGGACCTTCCTGCTCCGCTTCAGCGACTCCGAAATTGGGGGCGTCACGATTGCTTACGTCATCCGGGGCAAGGACG GCTCCAGCCAGGTGGAAAACATCCAGCCCTTCTCTGCCAAGGATCTGTCCATCCGCTCCCTCGGCGACCGGATCCGGGACCTGGAGCAGCTCCGTAACCTGTACCCCAACACCCCCAAGGACCAGGCGTTTGGGAGTCACTACAACA aagagcagacagGCAAGGACGGTCGGGGCTACGTCTCCACTGCCATCAAGATGACTGTGGAAAGTGAAAG GGACCAGCAGCCTCCAAGCACCATGGGGGCTCCCCCCGAGGCGCCCCAGGTGCCAATGTTCAACCTGCCCATGCTGCAGCATGACCTGCACCCTGAGAGTCTGCAGCCGCTGCTGGCCCCCATGTG CCCCCCCACTACATTctgcccccagcccatccccacgGGCTACCCCACGGTTGAGAGCAACATGATGATGGCGCCTGAGAGGCTCAGCTCCCCCTTCCACAG cccaTCACCGATGCTCTCACCTCCCTTGCTGTCCCACTGCCAGGACCCTGCCTTCAGGCCCCCTGG acccttcatgCCCAACCAGTACATGCCTGGGGAGgttccacagctcctgcctgcgGGTCCCTCTGCGGAGCCGCAGGACGAGGAGATGCCCGAGCTGCCCCCGTTCCAGGCCGTGGAGGATGCCTCGCTGCAGAGCCCCCCGCGGTG GATGTCGCCCAGCATGGAGCAGTCGTCAACCTCGGAGTTggaccagctcctgcaggaggtGCCCTTGTTGCCCCCCTTCGCGCCCCTCCCGCAGCACAGCGGGTACCCCAATTCCAATCTCTCCtcctgggggctgggggaggcgCGGTGGGATGACAGCATGCGGCCAGGACACGCGTGA
- the NEMP1 gene encoding nuclear envelope integral membrane protein 1: MHLSGRARRVAEAEADGAAAAGGMKPAPGCWLSGLPVLVFLFLLFLLLEAAGTKDPIIPLQEGHDFSYNKSQRFCYTNTRLPQWNDIWTRTQIHVTSSQMIRITQVDSEEELEKFSMWNTVFSFLRGKLNDTSIDVDLYSNKTCLKVELLEPNTTYSVILFRRFDPKMFLVFFLGLLLFFCGDTLSRSQIFYYSAGISVGLLASLLVLIYMMSKIMPKKSPVYFLLVGGWSFSLYLLQLIFKNLREICTSYWQYLLGYLLFVGLLSFAVCYRYGPLENERSINLLSWALQLLGLLLMYSGIQIHPIALGLVLIAVCTKNLDYPLQWAFAAYRRVQSYKLGPTPPRLLTEEEFRLQGEVETRKALAELRSSCQSPEFSAWTTVSRIQSPKRFADFVGGASHVTPSEVSAHEQEFGLGRFYIDKQLFEDDDDDDEEEEEENVNDSSTGNHRSYSLPHNHLDVQ; this comes from the exons ATGCACCTCAGCGGCCGGGCCAGGCGGGTGGCGGAAGCGGAAGCGGACGGTGCAGCCGCGGCGGGAGGGATGAAACCGGCTCCGGGGTGTTGGCTTTCGGGTCTGCCCGTGCTGGTGTTTctgttcctgctcttcctgctcctgGAAGCTGCAG gCACCAAGGATCCCATCATCCCGCTCCAGGAGGGCCATGATTTCAGCTACAATAAATCCCAGCGCTTCTGCTACACCAACACACGCCTCCCGCAATGGAACGACATCTGGACAAGGACACAG ATCCACGTCACCAGCAGCCAGATGATCCGCATCACCCAGGTGGACAGcgaggaggagctggagaagtTCAGCATGTGGAACACCGTGTTCTCCTTCCTGCGGGGGAAGCTCAACGACACCAGCATCGACGTGGATCTCTACAGCAACAAAACCTGCCTCAAGGTCGAGCTGCTGGAGCCCAACACCACCTACTCCGTTATCCTCTTCCGAC GTTTTGATCCTAAGATgttccttgttttcttcctgggcctgctgttgtttttctgtggGGACACACTGAGCAG GAGCCAAATCTTCTACTACTCAGCTGGGATCAGTGTTGGCTTGTTGGCCTCGCTGCTTGTCCTCATCTACATGATGTCCAAGATCATGCCCAAG AAAAGCCCTGTGTACTTCCTGCTGGTCGGAGGTTGGTCCTTTTCCCTGTACCTGCTTCAGCTGATCTTCAAGAACCTGCGGGAGATCTGCACATCCTACTGGCAGTACCTGTTAG GTTACCTGCTGTTTGTGGGCCTCTTGAGCTTCGCTGTGTGCTACAGGTATGGCCCCTTGGAGAACGAACGCAGCATCAACCTCCTGTCCTgggccctgcagctcctggggctgctgctgatgTACTCGGGTATCCAGATCCACCCCATCGCCCTGGGCCTGGTGCTCATTGCCGTCTGCACCAAGAACCTGGATTACCCCTTGCAATGGGCCTTCGCTGCCTACCG GAGGGTGCAGAGTTACAAGCTGGGTCCAACCCCCCCTCGGCTGCTGACGGAGGAGGAATTTCGGCTCCAGGGCGAGGTGGAGACCCGAAaggccctggcagagctgcgGAGCTCCTGCCAGAGCCCTGAATTCTCTGCCTGGACCACAGTGTCCCGCATCCAGTCTCCCAAAAG GTTTGCTGACTTTGTGGGTGGTGCTTCCCATGTCACCCCCAGTGAGGTGTCTGCGCATGAGCAGGAGTTTGGCCTGGGAAGATTCTACATTGACAAGCAGCTCtttgaggatgatgatgatgatgatgaagaggaggaggaggaaaatgtcAATGACTCTTCTACTGGGAATCACAGGAGTTATTCACTGCCCCACAACCATCTGGATGTCCAGTGA
- the NAB2 gene encoding NGFI-A-binding protein 2: protein MALPRTLGELQLYRVLQRANLLGYYETFIQQGGDDVQQLCEAGEEEFLEIMALVGMATKPLHVRRLQKALREWASNPGLFSQPVSAVPVSSIPLFKLSEAGGRKALSNGHTSPGEAAGKGGGSAGTPPARSPTDPGEKLSPSAAPPWPGRSTPESEGGGDEEPGGPPFSPGGSSGEQAVGTELEPELARTVVESVERLLQSCPRGGEAELRALMKLNKKLAKAVGHIFQLEDGDRQKEEEIRRHSAIYGRGEARRREGKQLTLHELIINEAAAQFCLRDNSLLLRRVELFSLSRQVARESTYLSSLKVTRAHPEDSGGIVAKRLKQEVGEQSRPELLALPVGLEPPGAGYRASLEEDTGSLSGESLDGHLQAAGACPRLTPPPGAAPDVPLGLAPHGLWSRHILQQTLMDEGLRLARLVSHERVGRLSPCLPGKPPGPEFEDGLGERGPPVPPDPPRGTIKVEQETSRQ from the exons ATGGCCCTGCCCCGTACACTGGGGGAGCTACAGCTGTACCGGGTGCTGCAACGCGCTAACCTGCTGGGCTACTACGAGACCTTCATCCAGCAAGGGGGGGATgatgtgcagcagctctgcGAGGCGGGTGAGGAGGAGTTTCTGGAAATCATGGCGCTGGTGGGCATGGCCACCAAGCCCCTCCACGTCCGCCGCCTCCAGAAGGCCCTGCGTGAGTGGGCCTCCAACCCGGGGCTCTTCAGCCAGCCTGTCTCGGCTGTCCCCGTCAGCAGCATCCCGCTCTTCAAGCTCTCCGAGGCTGGCGGGCGCAAGGCACTCAGCAATGGGCACACCAGCCCCGGCGAGGCTGCGGGCAAAGGAGGCGGCAGTGCTGGGACGCCCCCAGCCCGCAGCCCCACGGATCCAGGGGAGAAGCTGTCACCGTCAGCGGCTCCACCGTGGCCGGGGAGGAGTACCCCCGAGTCAGAGGGTGGTGGGGACGAGGAGCCAGGGGgtccccccttctccccaggcgggagcagtggggagcaggCGGTGGGCACGGAGCTGGAGCCTGAGCTGGCACGGACGGTGGTGGAGAGTGTGGAGcggctgctgcagagctgcccccgGGGCGGGGAGGCTGAGCTGCGGGCACTGATGAAGCTCAACAAGAAGTTGGCCAAGGCTGTGGGGCACATCTTCCAGCTGGAGGATGGTGACcggcagaaggaggaggagatcCGGCGGCACAGTGCAATCTACGGCCGCGGCGAGGCTCGGCGCCGTGAGGGCAAGCAGCTCACCCTGCACGAG CTCATCATCAACGAGGCAGCCGCCCAGTTCTGCCTGCGGGACAACTCGCTGCTGCTGCGGCGCGTCGAGCTCTTCTCGTTGTCACGACAGGTCGCACGGGAGAGCACCTACCTGTCCTCGCTCAAGGTCACCAG GGCCCATCCCGAGGACAGCGGTGGCATCGTGGCCAAGCGGCTCAAGCAGGAG gtgggagagcagagccGCCCTGAGCTCCTGGCACTACcggtggggctggagccccccGGGGCCGGGTACCGAGCCAGCTTGGAGGAGGATACGGGCAGCCTCTCTGGGGAGAGCCTCGATGGCCACTTGCAGG CGGCGGGGGCCTGTCCCCGGCTGACCCCTCCGCCCGGTGCGGCCCCGGACGTGCCCCTCGGCCTCGCCCCCCACGGGCTCTGGAGCCGCCACATCCTCCAGCAGACGCTGATGGACGAGGGGCTGCGCCTGGCCCGGCTGGTCTCGCACGAGCGAGTGGGGCggctcagcccctgcctgccGGGGAAGCCCCCGGGACCAG AATTCGAGGACGGGCTGGGAGAACGGGGTCCTCCGGTCCCCCCAGACCCCCCTCGGGGCACCATCAAGGTGGAGCAGGAGACCAGCAGGCAGTGA